The proteins below are encoded in one region of Takifugu rubripes chromosome 1, fTakRub1.2, whole genome shotgun sequence:
- the LOC101068127 gene encoding glutamate decarboxylase 1 isoform X1 — MASSAPSSSAGEPNPTNLRPPGSSYDAWCGVAHGCTRKLGMKICGFLQKNNSVDESGRILRSFKDGAAKNLLSCDNGDPRFRRTETDFSNLFARDLLPAKNGEEPSLQFLLEIVEILTNYVRKTFDRSTKVLDFHHPHQLLEGMEGFNLELSDQPESLEQILVDCRDTLKYGVRTGHPRFFNQLSTGLDIVGLAGEWLTSTANTNMFTYEIAPVFVLMEQLTLKKMREIVGWPDGEGDGIFSPGGAISNMYSVMIARYKFFPVVKTKGMAAAPRLILFTSEHSHYSIKKTSAALGFGTENLILLNTDERGRVIPADLEAKVIEAKQKGYVPMYVNATAGTTVYGAFDPINEIADICEKHNMWLHVDGAWGGGLLMSRKHRHKLNGVERANSVTWNPHKMMGVPLQCSAILVRERGLLQGCNSMCAGYLFQQDKQYDVTYDTGDKAIQCGRHVDIFKFWLMWKAKGTVGFEQHIDKCLELSAYLYHKIKNREGFEMVFNGEPQHTNVCFWYLPPSLRNLPDGKERRERLHKVAPKIKALMMESGTTMVGYQPQGNKVNFFRMVISNPAATRSDIDFLVDEIERLGNDL, encoded by the exons ATGGCTTCGTCtgcaccctcctcctctgccggCGAACCCAACCCGACAAATTTACGACCGCCGGGCTCAA GCTACGATGCTTGGTGTGGAGTTGCGCATGGATGTACTCGGAAATTGGGAATGAAAATTTGCG GATTCCTGCAGAAGAACAACAGTGTGGATGAAAGCGGCAGGATTCTGCGCTCCTTTAAGGATGGCGCAGCCAAGAACCTGCTGTCCTGTGATAATGGAGATCCGCGCTTCAGACGCACAGAGACGGACTTTTCCAACCTGTTCGCCAGAG ATCTTCTGCCAGCCAAAAATGGAGAGGAGCCCTCCCTGCAGTTCCTGCTGGAGATTGTGGAAATCCTCACCAACTACGTCCGTAAGACCTTTGACCGATCCACCAAGGTCCTGGATTTCCACCACCCGCACCAGCTCCTGGAGGGCATGGAGGGCTTTAACCTAGAGCTCTCTGACCAGCCGGAGTCTCTGGAGCAGATCCTAGTGGACTGCAGGGACACCCTGAAATATGGCGTGAGGACAG GCCACCCCAGGTTCTTCAACCAGCTGTCCACTGGGTTAGACATCGTGGGCTTGGCAGGAGAGTGGCTCACCTCAACAGCCAACACTAACAT GTTCACCTATGAGATTGCTCCTGTCTTCGTGCTCATGGAACAACTGACGCTGAAAAAGATGCGAGAGATCGTCGGCTGGCCTGATGGAGAGGGCGATGGCATTTTTTCTCCGG GAGGAGCCATCTCCAACATGTACAGTGTGATGATCGCCAGGTACAAATTCTTTCCTGTAGTCAAGACCAAAGGGATGGCTGCTGCCCCCAGACTGATCCTCTTCACCTCAGAGCAC AGCCACTACTCCATCAAGAAGACCAGTGCAGCTTTGGGCTTCGGGACCGAGAACCTGATCCTGCTGAACACGGATGAAAG AGGGAGGGTGATCCCAGCTGACTTGGAAGCCAAAGTTATAGAGGCCAAGCAGAAG GGGTACGTTCCCATGTATGTGAACGCCACCGCCGGCACCACCGTCTACGGCGCCTTCGACCCCATCAACGAGATCGCAGATATCTGTGAGAAGCACAACATGTGGCTTCACGTGGAC GGTGCATGGGGAGGAGGTCTGCTCATGTCCAGGAAACACCGGCACAAGTTGAATGGAGTGGAGAG GGCCAACTCAGTCACCTGGAATCCACATAAAATGATGGGAGTGCCCCTGCAGTGCTCTGCCATTCTGGTCagagagagg GGATTATTGCAAGGCTGCAACTCCATGTGTGCTGGTTACCTGTTCCAGCAAGACAAACAGTACGATGTCACGTACGACACGGGCGACAAGGCCATTCAGTGTGGACGCCACGTGGACATCTTCAAGTTCTGGCTTATGTGGAAGGCAAAG GGAACGGTGGGATTTGAGCAGCATATTGATAAGTGCCTGGAGCTGTCGGCATACCTGtaccataaaataaaaaacagagagGGCTTTGAGATGGTGTTCAATGGAGAG CCGCAGCACACTAATGTGTGTTTCTGGTATTTACCTCCGAGCCTGCGCAACTTGCCTGACGGGAAAGAGAGGCGGGAGAGGCTGCACAAG GTGGCCCCAAAGATTAAAGCTTTAATGATGGAGTCGGGGACGACCATGGTGGGCTACCAGCCGCAGGGGAACAAGGTCAACTTCTTCCGCATGGTCATCTCCAACCCCGCCGCAACCCGCTCAGACATCGACTTCCTGGTGGACGAGATCGAGCGACTGGGGAACGACTTGTAA
- the LOC101068127 gene encoding glutamate decarboxylase 1 isoform X2 produces the protein MASSAPSSSAGEPNPTNLRPPGSRFLQKNNSVDESGRILRSFKDGAAKNLLSCDNGDPRFRRTETDFSNLFARDLLPAKNGEEPSLQFLLEIVEILTNYVRKTFDRSTKVLDFHHPHQLLEGMEGFNLELSDQPESLEQILVDCRDTLKYGVRTGHPRFFNQLSTGLDIVGLAGEWLTSTANTNMFTYEIAPVFVLMEQLTLKKMREIVGWPDGEGDGIFSPGGAISNMYSVMIARYKFFPVVKTKGMAAAPRLILFTSEHSHYSIKKTSAALGFGTENLILLNTDERGRVIPADLEAKVIEAKQKGYVPMYVNATAGTTVYGAFDPINEIADICEKHNMWLHVDGAWGGGLLMSRKHRHKLNGVERANSVTWNPHKMMGVPLQCSAILVRERGLLQGCNSMCAGYLFQQDKQYDVTYDTGDKAIQCGRHVDIFKFWLMWKAKGTVGFEQHIDKCLELSAYLYHKIKNREGFEMVFNGEPQHTNVCFWYLPPSLRNLPDGKERRERLHKVAPKIKALMMESGTTMVGYQPQGNKVNFFRMVISNPAATRSDIDFLVDEIERLGNDL, from the exons ATGGCTTCGTCtgcaccctcctcctctgccggCGAACCCAACCCGACAAATTTACGACCGCCGGGCTCAA GATTCCTGCAGAAGAACAACAGTGTGGATGAAAGCGGCAGGATTCTGCGCTCCTTTAAGGATGGCGCAGCCAAGAACCTGCTGTCCTGTGATAATGGAGATCCGCGCTTCAGACGCACAGAGACGGACTTTTCCAACCTGTTCGCCAGAG ATCTTCTGCCAGCCAAAAATGGAGAGGAGCCCTCCCTGCAGTTCCTGCTGGAGATTGTGGAAATCCTCACCAACTACGTCCGTAAGACCTTTGACCGATCCACCAAGGTCCTGGATTTCCACCACCCGCACCAGCTCCTGGAGGGCATGGAGGGCTTTAACCTAGAGCTCTCTGACCAGCCGGAGTCTCTGGAGCAGATCCTAGTGGACTGCAGGGACACCCTGAAATATGGCGTGAGGACAG GCCACCCCAGGTTCTTCAACCAGCTGTCCACTGGGTTAGACATCGTGGGCTTGGCAGGAGAGTGGCTCACCTCAACAGCCAACACTAACAT GTTCACCTATGAGATTGCTCCTGTCTTCGTGCTCATGGAACAACTGACGCTGAAAAAGATGCGAGAGATCGTCGGCTGGCCTGATGGAGAGGGCGATGGCATTTTTTCTCCGG GAGGAGCCATCTCCAACATGTACAGTGTGATGATCGCCAGGTACAAATTCTTTCCTGTAGTCAAGACCAAAGGGATGGCTGCTGCCCCCAGACTGATCCTCTTCACCTCAGAGCAC AGCCACTACTCCATCAAGAAGACCAGTGCAGCTTTGGGCTTCGGGACCGAGAACCTGATCCTGCTGAACACGGATGAAAG AGGGAGGGTGATCCCAGCTGACTTGGAAGCCAAAGTTATAGAGGCCAAGCAGAAG GGGTACGTTCCCATGTATGTGAACGCCACCGCCGGCACCACCGTCTACGGCGCCTTCGACCCCATCAACGAGATCGCAGATATCTGTGAGAAGCACAACATGTGGCTTCACGTGGAC GGTGCATGGGGAGGAGGTCTGCTCATGTCCAGGAAACACCGGCACAAGTTGAATGGAGTGGAGAG GGCCAACTCAGTCACCTGGAATCCACATAAAATGATGGGAGTGCCCCTGCAGTGCTCTGCCATTCTGGTCagagagagg GGATTATTGCAAGGCTGCAACTCCATGTGTGCTGGTTACCTGTTCCAGCAAGACAAACAGTACGATGTCACGTACGACACGGGCGACAAGGCCATTCAGTGTGGACGCCACGTGGACATCTTCAAGTTCTGGCTTATGTGGAAGGCAAAG GGAACGGTGGGATTTGAGCAGCATATTGATAAGTGCCTGGAGCTGTCGGCATACCTGtaccataaaataaaaaacagagagGGCTTTGAGATGGTGTTCAATGGAGAG CCGCAGCACACTAATGTGTGTTTCTGGTATTTACCTCCGAGCCTGCGCAACTTGCCTGACGGGAAAGAGAGGCGGGAGAGGCTGCACAAG GTGGCCCCAAAGATTAAAGCTTTAATGATGGAGTCGGGGACGACCATGGTGGGCTACCAGCCGCAGGGGAACAAGGTCAACTTCTTCCGCATGGTCATCTCCAACCCCGCCGCAACCCGCTCAGACATCGACTTCCTGGTGGACGAGATCGAGCGACTGGGGAACGACTTGTAA
- the sp5a gene encoding transcription factor Sp5a isoform X2 produces the protein MRLSRLFCRFDRTPNSSPENCKHSPLALLAATCNRIGHHHGPNPADFLQVPYDPSLGSPSRLFHPWTNEGTPQSALANNSTFGLSSKPQLSTHIQSSFSSHHELPLTPPADPTYPYDFSPVKMLPCSMQSTCPPTYVPAVSYAAQTPIPAAMPSFVTGPSGLVHQQQRQLSPNPGEDIPWWSLQQGNHVSHSSSLGPHRFQLQRSLVLGHTDFAQYQTQIAALLHTKSPLATARRCRRCRCPNCQSSTSSDEPGKKKQHICHIPGCGKVYGKTSHLKAHLRWHSGERPFVCNWLFCGKSFTRSDELQRHLRTHTGEKRFVCPDCCKRFMRSDHLAKHVKTHQNKKSKCHDKSLEQVKREDPRSML, from the exons ATGAGACTCTCCAGGCTTTTCTGCAGGTTT GACCGCACTCCAAACTCTTCCCCGGAGAACTGTAAGCACTCCCCGCTCGCTCTCCTGGCGGCTACCTGCAACCGGATCGGGCACCATCACGGACCAAACCCGGCAGATTTCCTCCAAGTTCCTTACGATCCGAGCCTGGGCTCCCCTTCGCGTTTATTCCACCCGTGGACTAATGAGGGGACTCCTCAGAGCGCCCTGGCCAACAACTCCACTTTCGGACTATCCTCAAAGCCCCAGTTGTCCACGCACATCCAGAGCTCCTTTAGCTCACACCACGAACTCCCGCTCACCCCCCCGGCAGACCCCACGTACCCCTATGACTTCTCCCCGGTCAAGATGTTGCCCTGCTCCATGCAGTCCACCTGCCCGCCCACCTACGTCCCGGCTGTCAGTTACGCAGCCCAGACGCCCATCCCGGCCGCCATGCCAAGTTTCGTGACGGGACCGTCGGGCCTtgtgcaccagcagcagcggcagctgtcCCCGAACCCGGGGGAGGATATTCCTTGGTGGAGCCTCCAACAGGGGAACCACGTCAGCCACTCGTCTTCCCTCGGCCCCCATCGCTTCCAACTCCAGAGGAGCCTGGTTCTGGGACATACGGACTTTGCGCAATACCAGACGCAAATCGCGGCGCTCCTGCACACAAAGTCTCCGCTCGCCACTGCGCGGCGGTGCCGGAGGTGCAGGTGTCCGAACTGTcagtcctccacctccagcgaCGAGCCAGGCAAGAAGAAGCAGCACATTTGTCACATCCCCGGCTGCGGGAAAGTTTACGGGAAAACGTCGCACCTGAAGGCGCACCTGAGGTGGCACTCTGGGGAGCGGCCGTTCGTGTGCAACTGGCTCTTCTGCGGGAAGAGCTTCACCAGGTCGGACGAGCTGCAGAGACACCTGAGGACTCACACGGGGGAGAAGCGCTTTGTCTGTCCGGACTGCTGCAAGAGGTTCATGAGGAGTGACCACTTGGCAAAACATGTCAAAACACATCAGAACAAAAAGAGCAAGTGCCACGACAAGAGCCTGGAGCAGGTCAAACGGGAGGACCCGAGGAGTATGTTGTAA
- the sp5a gene encoding transcription factor Sp5a isoform X1 — protein MAAVAVLRNETLQAFLQDRTPNSSPENCKHSPLALLAATCNRIGHHHGPNPADFLQVPYDPSLGSPSRLFHPWTNEGTPQSALANNSTFGLSSKPQLSTHIQSSFSSHHELPLTPPADPTYPYDFSPVKMLPCSMQSTCPPTYVPAVSYAAQTPIPAAMPSFVTGPSGLVHQQQRQLSPNPGEDIPWWSLQQGNHVSHSSSLGPHRFQLQRSLVLGHTDFAQYQTQIAALLHTKSPLATARRCRRCRCPNCQSSTSSDEPGKKKQHICHIPGCGKVYGKTSHLKAHLRWHSGERPFVCNWLFCGKSFTRSDELQRHLRTHTGEKRFVCPDCCKRFMRSDHLAKHVKTHQNKKSKCHDKSLEQVKREDPRSML, from the exons ATGGCAGCAGTGGCTGTACTGCGCAATGAGACTCTCCAGGCTTTTCTGCAG GACCGCACTCCAAACTCTTCCCCGGAGAACTGTAAGCACTCCCCGCTCGCTCTCCTGGCGGCTACCTGCAACCGGATCGGGCACCATCACGGACCAAACCCGGCAGATTTCCTCCAAGTTCCTTACGATCCGAGCCTGGGCTCCCCTTCGCGTTTATTCCACCCGTGGACTAATGAGGGGACTCCTCAGAGCGCCCTGGCCAACAACTCCACTTTCGGACTATCCTCAAAGCCCCAGTTGTCCACGCACATCCAGAGCTCCTTTAGCTCACACCACGAACTCCCGCTCACCCCCCCGGCAGACCCCACGTACCCCTATGACTTCTCCCCGGTCAAGATGTTGCCCTGCTCCATGCAGTCCACCTGCCCGCCCACCTACGTCCCGGCTGTCAGTTACGCAGCCCAGACGCCCATCCCGGCCGCCATGCCAAGTTTCGTGACGGGACCGTCGGGCCTtgtgcaccagcagcagcggcagctgtcCCCGAACCCGGGGGAGGATATTCCTTGGTGGAGCCTCCAACAGGGGAACCACGTCAGCCACTCGTCTTCCCTCGGCCCCCATCGCTTCCAACTCCAGAGGAGCCTGGTTCTGGGACATACGGACTTTGCGCAATACCAGACGCAAATCGCGGCGCTCCTGCACACAAAGTCTCCGCTCGCCACTGCGCGGCGGTGCCGGAGGTGCAGGTGTCCGAACTGTcagtcctccacctccagcgaCGAGCCAGGCAAGAAGAAGCAGCACATTTGTCACATCCCCGGCTGCGGGAAAGTTTACGGGAAAACGTCGCACCTGAAGGCGCACCTGAGGTGGCACTCTGGGGAGCGGCCGTTCGTGTGCAACTGGCTCTTCTGCGGGAAGAGCTTCACCAGGTCGGACGAGCTGCAGAGACACCTGAGGACTCACACGGGGGAGAAGCGCTTTGTCTGTCCGGACTGCTGCAAGAGGTTCATGAGGAGTGACCACTTGGCAAAACATGTCAAAACACATCAGAACAAAAAGAGCAAGTGCCACGACAAGAGCCTGGAGCAGGTCAAACGGGAGGACCCGAGGAGTATGTTGTAA